From Priestia aryabhattai:
GATGAGAAAACCATCGCTCTGCTGTTACTTGGTCATTAGATTCTTCATAATTTAATAGTTTTTCCATCATATCAAACTCTTCTCGCGTGCCAATGATCACATCTGATTTTTCAGCGGCTAAATTAAAATAGACCGCTGTTTCAGCTTCTGACTCCCATGTATATGGGCGATAATCGATATCAAAGAATACAACAACTTCATGCTTGCGTGCGTGTTCTAGTGCTAAAAACACTGCTTCACGAGAAGGACTTTGTGCAAGAGCCGTTCCAGATATTAAAAGAGCCTTTGACTGTTTGATATACTCTTCGGATACTTCTGTAGGATTCAGCTTTAAATCCGCTACGTTATCACGATACATTAAGATGCTGCAATCTGTAGGACTCTTGATTTCCGTAAAAGCAAGACCCGTTACGGCCCCTGTTTTATCAATAACAATGCTATCTGTATTAATCTTATTTTTTTGGAGATAATCCGTAATGAAGCGTCCCATTTGATCATCTGATACTTTTCCGATAAAACCGGTTTTTAAGCCTAGTCTTGCTGCTCCAATCGCAATGTTAGCCGGAGAGCCTCCTACATATTTAGTAAATGTTTTAGTCTCTTCCATCGGACGCTGTGTTTCATTTGCATTTAAATCAATACATAAGCGGCCAACAGCGATGAAATCTAACCCACGATTTTCTTTAAAAATAAGCGGATTCATCTTTATTCCTCCTTAGTTAAGCGCTTTCCTAAAAGGGTAGAAAGAACAAATTATTTTCTTTCACCCCAGGTTTACCGTCATTAATTCACTGCGTACTTTTTATGTTCAATCTTCACTGGCTGCCCGGATAGTAAAGATTCTTTTGCTGCTTTAGCAATTCGTTCTGCTTGTAATCCATCGTTCCCTGTACAAATAAC
This genomic window contains:
- the iolC gene encoding 5-dehydro-2-deoxygluconokinase is translated as MNPLIFKENRGLDFIAVGRLCIDLNANETQRPMEETKTFTKYVGGSPANIAIGAARLGLKTGFIGKVSDDQMGRFITDYLQKNKINTDSIVIDKTGAVTGLAFTEIKSPTDCSILMYRDNVADLKLNPTEVSEEYIKQSKALLISGTALAQSPSREAVFLALEHARKHEVVVFFDIDYRPYTWESEAETAVYFNLAAEKSDVIIGTREEFDMMEKLLNYEESNDQVTAERWFSHHAQIVVIKHGGEGSIAYTRDGESHRGGIFKTKVLKTFGAGDSYASAFIYGLMQGLEIPQAMRLGGASASIVISKHSCSDAMPTSVELFNFMETATEVLQEA